A stretch of DNA from Rothia mucilaginosa:
CCCTTCACTGCTACGCACCGCGTGCGTATTGATTGTGCCTACGACGGTTCTCTTTTTAGCGGGTGGGCTGCCCAACCGAACCTAGTTACCGTGCAGGGGGTCATTGAGAACGCCCTTGAACTGATTTTGCGGGCGCCTCACCGCGTGGTGGTCGCGGGCCGAACCGATGCCGGTGTGCATGCGGAAGCCCAGACCCTGCATTGCGATTTGAACGATGAGGATTGGACTCGCCTGCAAGGTCGAACGGGGGAGGACGACCCGACGGCTGCCCTGGGGCGCCGCCTCACCGGCGCTCTTCAGCGTTGTCTTTACGATGCGGAAGAGCAGTTGAACTTGCCGAAGAACGTTCGCGGTATTCTGCAGGGTGCTATTCAGATTCACCGCGTGAGCGAAGTTTCTTTTGAATTTGATGCGCGTTTCTCGGCTACCGGTCGCCGCTACGTATATCGCATTGCAGATGGCGCGGCGAACGGTCTTAATCCTCTGCACCGTACCTACACCTGGGCGGTACCTGAGCACCTGGATTGTGCTGATCTTAACCAGTCAGCGCAGCAGCTACTCGGTCTGCGTGATTTTCTCTCCTTCTGCAAGCCGCGTGAAGGCGCGACCACGATTCGTGAGCTGCGAGAACTTAGCTTCACTCGTACTGAAAGTGGCCTTATTGAGGTGCGTGTGGTGGCTGATGCCTTCTGTCATCACATGGTGCGTTCACTTGTGGGTGCGTTGGTGCTCTACGGCACGGGTAAACGTGACGCCGCCTGGTTGCGTGAGCGGATCGAGAACCCGGGACGCGAGGCTTCGCTGACTCTGGCGCCTCCGCATGCTCTGGCACTAGCTGAGATTTACTACCCTGCCCCGGAGTTGTATGGAGCGCAGGCGGAACGTGCTCGAGCAAAGCGCGAGGACCACGAAGCACAGAGCGCTTAACGCCCTGTGTATATTGAGCCCCGTCACGTTGCTCATGCGCCGTGAAGCGTCGCGGGGGAGTGCAACTACCTCAGGTGAATTACACGGATGGAATTTAAAATGTGTTTAAGGCAAAAAAGCCCTATTTTTAAGGCTTTGGCGGTGGATTAAGCACTCGACGTCCTGTATAGTCTTGATATGTTGTGCGTGTTCTACCCGAGCGCGCTCTAAATCGCTGTCTAGTTGCAGGACGTTAAGGCGATATAGAGTACGGGCAGAACGGGCGGCAGCTCGGTCCTCACCCGGGTGTTCGTCATGCACGTAAGTAAAAGGCGCGATACCCAACTAAGCGCCGTATGTACATTTCGAGACAAAGGCCAATATTTTGCGCACTTATACTC
This window harbors:
- the truA gene encoding tRNA pseudouridine(38-40) synthase TruA gives rise to the protein MHNATALENREAQPFTATHRVRIDCAYDGSLFSGWAAQPNLVTVQGVIENALELILRAPHRVVVAGRTDAGVHAEAQTLHCDLNDEDWTRLQGRTGEDDPTAALGRRLTGALQRCLYDAEEQLNLPKNVRGILQGAIQIHRVSEVSFEFDARFSATGRRYVYRIADGAANGLNPLHRTYTWAVPEHLDCADLNQSAQQLLGLRDFLSFCKPREGATTIRELRELSFTRTESGLIEVRVVADAFCHHMVRSLVGALVLYGTGKRDAAWLRERIENPGREASLTLAPPHALALAEIYYPAPELYGAQAERARAKREDHEAQSA